A portion of the Streptomyces sp. NBC_00376 genome contains these proteins:
- a CDS encoding sensor histidine kinase, with protein sequence MNRTDKGRRGAAPTRRSRRLVGGLRVRLVVTFVVVALVSAVTATALAYRDARTAVLQRTQNAAVDDLRERVTAVAADFDVPPDQQSLSRFAAKVSEGLGGNIVVARYQDLSAVSDSLADTTSRITTELRTAVTTGDQARFQRVRWRGDPYLVVGTPVRFDDGDRRTSGLEVYAITDLRAERDDTAALLDSVRAGMVPVVVLAAVLALLAAGTVLRPVRKLGRATRELAAGDLGTRVAVSGHDELADLARTFNETADALQSSDTELREQEAKARRFVADVSHELRTPLAAMTMVATVLEEDADQLPPDAARAARTVGAETARLSRLVEDLMEISRFDAKAVRLNAAEADLADTVRASLALRGWTDRVRTDLPEGLRAVVDRRRIDVIVANLVGNALRHGAPPVTVTLATAEAADGEWVVLSVADHGPGLPPEARERVFDRFYKADAARTRGAADDSGQGSGLGTAIALENARLHGGTIEVADAADTADGPARGAVFTLRLPLRRTGEDTE encoded by the coding sequence TTGAACCGTACGGACAAGGGCAGGCGCGGCGCCGCCCCGACGCGGCGCTCGCGACGCCTTGTCGGCGGGCTGCGCGTCCGGCTCGTCGTCACCTTCGTCGTCGTCGCGCTCGTCAGCGCGGTGACCGCGACCGCCCTCGCCTACCGGGACGCCCGCACCGCAGTCCTCCAGCGCACCCAGAACGCCGCCGTGGACGACCTGCGGGAGCGGGTCACCGCGGTCGCCGCCGACTTCGACGTACCGCCCGACCAGCAGTCGCTGTCCCGGTTCGCGGCGAAGGTGTCGGAGGGTCTCGGCGGGAACATCGTCGTCGCCCGCTACCAGGACCTCTCCGCCGTCTCCGACTCGCTCGCCGACACCACGTCCAGGATCACCACCGAGCTGCGCACCGCCGTCACGACCGGCGACCAGGCCCGGTTCCAGCGGGTGCGGTGGCGGGGCGATCCCTATCTGGTCGTAGGCACGCCCGTCCGGTTCGACGACGGGGATCGCCGCACCTCCGGCCTGGAGGTCTACGCGATCACCGATCTGCGGGCCGAGCGCGACGACACCGCCGCCCTGCTGGACTCCGTACGGGCCGGCATGGTGCCGGTGGTGGTGCTGGCCGCCGTCCTGGCACTGCTGGCCGCGGGCACGGTGCTGCGGCCGGTGCGGAAGCTGGGCCGGGCCACCCGTGAGCTGGCGGCCGGAGACCTCGGCACCCGGGTCGCCGTCTCCGGGCACGACGAACTCGCCGACCTGGCCCGGACGTTCAACGAGACCGCGGACGCGCTCCAGTCCTCCGACACGGAGCTGCGCGAGCAGGAGGCGAAGGCGCGCCGCTTCGTGGCGGACGTGTCGCACGAGCTGCGCACGCCCCTCGCGGCGATGACGATGGTGGCGACCGTCCTGGAGGAGGACGCCGACCAGCTGCCGCCGGACGCGGCACGGGCGGCCCGTACCGTCGGCGCGGAGACGGCACGGCTTTCCCGGCTGGTCGAGGACCTGATGGAGATCTCCCGCTTCGACGCGAAGGCGGTACGGCTGAACGCGGCCGAGGCGGATCTCGCCGACACCGTACGGGCCTCGCTGGCGCTGCGCGGCTGGACGGACCGGGTGCGGACCGACCTCCCCGAGGGGCTGCGGGCGGTGGTCGACCGGCGCCGGATCGACGTGATCGTCGCGAACCTGGTGGGCAACGCGTTGCGGCACGGCGCCCCGCCGGTCACCGTGACGCTCGCAACGGCCGAAGCGGCGGACGGCGAGTGGGTGGTCCTGTCCGTCGCCGACCACGGACCGGGGCTGCCGCCGGAGGCACGGGAGCGGGTCTTCGACCGGTTCTACAAGGCGGACGCGGCCCGCACACGCGGCGCGGCCGACGACAGCGGACAGGGCAGCGGCCTCGGCACGGCGATCGCGCTGGAGAACGCCCGGCTGCACGGCGGCACGATCGAGGTGGCCGACGCGGCGGACACGGCGGACGGACCGGCGCGCGGCGCGGTGTTCACGCTGCGGCTGCCCCTGCGGCGTACCGGAGAGGACACGGAGTGA
- a CDS encoding L,D-transpeptidase family protein, which translates to MSVFRPSALRRPPYAVPAGACAAALLLLTACGNTSGTAAPKSPSVRTGATASTGVAGPQADGPRKRAAPGPHAPVVRPREIPALGPKTRAAIPASSKQVFVVTGDDYDSSLSTAVLYARDNPALGWLPVTTRWPAHNALNGWTDEHWEGDLRSPVGVYGLTYAGGLFDPPDTAFPYDRNPAFVVSGEGFDGEQLEGSFDYVVAIDYNRTPGVTPLDPERPLGQERGGGIWIHVDHGGPTQGCISLPLDRMRELLSTLDPAKKPVVVMGDAEALEE; encoded by the coding sequence GTGTCCGTGTTCCGTCCGTCGGCCCTCCGGCGTCCCCCGTACGCCGTACCTGCCGGTGCCTGCGCCGCCGCGCTGCTGCTGCTCACCGCATGCGGCAACACCTCCGGGACCGCCGCTCCCAAGTCCCCCTCCGTCCGGACGGGCGCCACGGCCTCCACCGGTGTCGCGGGCCCACAGGCCGACGGGCCACGAAAACGGGCCGCCCCCGGGCCGCACGCGCCGGTCGTCCGGCCGCGCGAGATCCCCGCGCTGGGACCGAAGACCCGGGCCGCGATCCCGGCGTCCTCCAAACAGGTCTTCGTCGTCACCGGCGACGACTACGACTCCAGCCTGTCCACCGCGGTCCTCTACGCCCGCGACAACCCGGCCCTCGGCTGGCTGCCCGTCACGACCCGCTGGCCGGCCCACAACGCGCTGAACGGCTGGACCGACGAGCACTGGGAGGGCGACCTGCGCTCCCCGGTCGGCGTCTACGGTCTGACGTACGCGGGCGGCCTGTTCGACCCTCCCGACACGGCGTTCCCCTACGACCGGAACCCGGCGTTCGTGGTGAGCGGCGAGGGCTTCGACGGGGAGCAGCTCGAAGGGTCCTTCGACTACGTCGTCGCCATCGACTACAACCGCACCCCCGGCGTCACCCCGCTGGACCCGGAACGCCCCCTCGGCCAGGAGCGCGGCGGCGGCATCTGGATCCACGTCGACCACGGCGGCCCGACCCAGGGCTGCATCTCGCTCCCCCTGGACCGGATGCGGGAACTCCTGAGCACCCTCGACCCGGCGAAGAAGCCGGTCGTCGTGATGGGTGACGCGGAGGCACTGGAGGAGTGA
- a CDS encoding Uma2 family endonuclease: protein MAVTGESVLTQEVFEDLARHAIRAEEALRLEFVNGKMGVKAVPDGDHGRIIAWLTQICMQSGPGNWLFAEQGLRVETYRKGNARPDAVLAPLENFVGQGEWADPSGVLMVVEVTSYDEDTDRRDRVEKPRAYAETGIPVYLLIDRETCEVKVHSQPDGVRYEQVVTVPYGKTVELPDPVGIELDTEPLKNWVR from the coding sequence ATGGCCGTGACTGGCGAGAGTGTGCTGACACAGGAGGTCTTCGAGGACCTTGCCCGTCACGCCATACGTGCCGAGGAAGCACTGCGTCTGGAGTTCGTGAACGGGAAAATGGGGGTCAAGGCTGTGCCGGACGGGGATCACGGGCGGATCATCGCCTGGCTCACACAGATCTGCATGCAGTCGGGACCTGGCAATTGGCTCTTCGCCGAACAAGGTCTGCGAGTCGAGACATACCGCAAGGGCAACGCCCGCCCGGACGCTGTGCTCGCCCCGCTGGAGAACTTCGTCGGCCAGGGCGAATGGGCCGACCCCAGCGGCGTCCTGATGGTCGTCGAGGTCACCTCGTACGACGAGGACACCGACCGCCGGGACCGGGTCGAGAAGCCGCGCGCCTACGCCGAGACCGGGATTCCCGTCTACCTGCTCATCGACCGCGAAACCTGTGAGGTCAAGGTGCACTCGCAGCCCGACGGAGTGCGGTACGAGCAGGTGGTGACGGTTCCGTACGGGAAGACCGTCGAACTGCCCGACCCCGTGGGCATCGAACTGGACACCGAGCCGCTGAAGAACTGGGTCCGCTGA
- the metG gene encoding methionine--tRNA ligase, giving the protein MAATGSEKQGGDGVKNFYVSTPIYYVNDAPHLGHAYTTVAGDVLTRWHRQRGEKVWYLTGTDEHGQKIMRTAQANDVTPQEWCDKLVEEAWKPLWKHLNIANDDFIRTTEKRHTDRVQEFVQDLYDKGEIYKGGYEGPYCVGCEEYKLPGDLIEDEAGVKLCPIHKKPVEILKEENYFFKLSAYGPKLMEFYANNPGFIQPESARNEVVNFVKQGLQDLSISRSTFDWGVPVPWDEKHVIYVWVDALLNYATAVGYGANQEKFDGTFPANVHLVGKDILRFHAVIWPAMLMAQGLPLPGKVAANGWLMVGGEKMSKSNLTGIKPQDLTSHFGVDAYRWYFLRAIAFGSDGSFSWEDFSARYTSELANDYGNLASRVAAMVGKYFGGALPEATAPGDAEKAVQEGLAKAVATADEKIGEELDFQAGILAIFDFVKQVNGYITEQEPWKVAKDDSPEGQARLATILYTAAESLRGVAVLLNAVMPETSQKLWESLGAEESLGALADQRVQDAGTWGRLPAGATVTKGAVLFPRLEEKPA; this is encoded by the coding sequence ATGGCGGCCACTGGATCCGAGAAGCAAGGGGGCGACGGCGTGAAGAATTTCTACGTATCGACCCCCATCTACTACGTCAACGACGCTCCTCACCTGGGCCACGCCTACACGACCGTCGCAGGCGACGTGCTCACCCGCTGGCACCGCCAGCGCGGCGAGAAGGTGTGGTACCTCACCGGCACGGACGAGCACGGTCAGAAGATCATGCGCACTGCCCAGGCGAACGACGTCACCCCGCAGGAGTGGTGCGACAAGCTCGTGGAGGAGGCGTGGAAGCCCCTCTGGAAGCACCTGAACATCGCGAACGACGACTTCATCCGTACGACGGAGAAGCGCCACACCGACCGGGTGCAGGAGTTCGTCCAGGACCTGTACGACAAGGGTGAGATCTACAAGGGCGGCTACGAGGGCCCCTACTGCGTGGGCTGCGAGGAGTACAAGCTCCCCGGCGACCTCATCGAGGACGAGGCCGGCGTCAAGCTGTGCCCGATCCACAAGAAGCCGGTGGAGATCCTCAAGGAGGAGAACTACTTCTTCAAGCTGAGCGCCTACGGCCCGAAGCTGATGGAGTTCTACGCGAACAACCCGGGCTTCATCCAGCCCGAGTCCGCCCGCAACGAGGTCGTGAACTTCGTCAAGCAGGGCCTCCAGGACCTCTCCATCTCCCGCTCGACCTTCGACTGGGGCGTCCCGGTGCCGTGGGACGAGAAGCACGTCATCTACGTGTGGGTCGACGCCCTGCTGAACTACGCCACGGCGGTCGGCTACGGCGCCAACCAGGAGAAGTTCGACGGGACGTTCCCCGCCAATGTCCACCTGGTCGGCAAGGACATCCTGCGCTTCCACGCGGTGATCTGGCCCGCGATGCTGATGGCGCAGGGTCTGCCGCTGCCCGGAAAGGTCGCGGCCAACGGCTGGCTGATGGTCGGCGGCGAGAAGATGTCGAAGTCGAACCTGACGGGCATCAAGCCGCAGGACCTGACCTCGCACTTCGGCGTGGACGCGTACCGCTGGTACTTCCTGCGGGCGATCGCGTTCGGCAGCGACGGCTCGTTCTCCTGGGAGGACTTCTCAGCCCGCTACACCTCCGAGCTCGCCAACGACTACGGCAACCTCGCCTCGCGCGTCGCGGCCATGGTCGGCAAGTACTTCGGCGGCGCGCTCCCCGAGGCCACCGCCCCGGGTGACGCCGAGAAGGCGGTCCAGGAGGGCCTGGCCAAGGCCGTCGCCACGGCCGACGAGAAGATCGGCGAGGAGCTGGACTTCCAGGCCGGCATCCTGGCGATCTTCGACTTCGTGAAGCAGGTCAACGGCTACATCACGGAGCAGGAGCCCTGGAAGGTCGCCAAGGACGACTCCCCCGAGGGCCAGGCCCGCCTCGCGACGATCCTCTACACGGCCGCCGAGTCGCTGCGCGGTGTCGCGGTGCTGCTGAACGCCGTGATGCCGGAGACCTCGCAGAAGCTGTGGGAGTCACTCGGCGCCGAGGAGTCCCTGGGCGCGCTGGCCGACCAGCGCGTGCAGGACGCGGGCACCTGGGGCCGGCTCCCGGCGGGCGCCACGGTCACGAAGGGCGCGGTGCTGTTCCCGCGCCTGGAGGAGAAGCCGGCGTAA
- a CDS encoding response regulator transcription factor, with product MRVLVAEDEEILAELVATGLRRAGFAVDTVYSGDAALAYLGLHDYDVVVLDRDLPRVHGDDVARGLVASGSRTRILMLTAAGSMEDRVAGLDLGADDYLGKPFEFPELVSRVRALRRRSARPVPPQLERHGIRLDTVRRTASRDGRGLDLSPKEFSVLQLLLEADGGTVSAEELLERAWDANADPFTGAVRVCMSKLRGKLGEPALIRTVQGVGYAL from the coding sequence ATGCGGGTACTGGTCGCGGAGGACGAGGAGATCCTGGCGGAGCTGGTCGCCACGGGGCTGCGGCGGGCCGGCTTCGCCGTCGACACGGTGTACAGCGGTGACGCCGCCCTCGCCTACCTGGGTCTGCACGACTACGACGTCGTCGTCCTGGACCGCGACCTGCCCCGGGTGCACGGCGACGACGTGGCGCGCGGCCTCGTCGCCTCCGGCTCCCGGACCAGGATCCTGATGCTCACCGCCGCCGGTTCCATGGAGGACCGGGTCGCCGGGCTCGACCTCGGCGCCGACGACTACCTGGGCAAGCCGTTCGAGTTCCCCGAGCTGGTGTCGCGGGTACGGGCACTGCGCCGCCGCAGCGCCCGCCCCGTGCCGCCGCAGCTGGAACGGCACGGCATACGGCTCGACACCGTACGGCGCACGGCCTCGCGGGACGGTCGGGGGCTGGACCTCTCGCCGAAGGAGTTCTCGGTGCTCCAGCTGCTGCTGGAGGCGGACGGCGGGACCGTCAGCGCGGAGGAGCTGCTGGAGCGGGCCTGGGACGCCAACGCCGACCCGTTCACCGGCGCCGTGCGCGTCTGCATGAGCAAGCTGCGCGGGAAGCTTGGCGAGCCGGCGCTGATCCGTACGGTGCAGGGCGTGGGGTACGCACTGTGA
- a CDS encoding sensor histidine kinase, with product MSGVPHSRIRARIALVYGGVFLVLGTALLATVNLASRAGTDSQARDIARTAAVAQPGYAVNGPLITRRSLGPPTVYDLTDNVSDAAGHQLLIWSVAALLVMTACAVGVGWWTAGRVLRPVHAMTEKARRLSEHNLHERIASSGPDDELKELGDTLDALLARLEKAFDSQRRFIANASHELRTPLATQRAAIQIGLDDPTPEDLVRTRQTLLDNNRRSERLIEGLLVLARSERGLAEGEREPVDLAQVVAEETARHPGVRADTHFCTVRGNRMLLAQLVANLLANAVTYNVPDGTVEVSLVTAGGGARLEVRNTGPVVDAADIPGLFEPFRRGEGKDRMGRGSGLGLSIVRSIAVAHGGTVTAVPGPGGGLAVTVRLPVDQSAVTVSRAAIQAGSAARTSR from the coding sequence CTGTCCGGTGTGCCGCACTCCAGGATCCGGGCCCGGATCGCGCTCGTGTACGGCGGCGTGTTCCTGGTACTCGGTACGGCGCTGCTCGCCACCGTCAACCTCGCCTCCCGCGCCGGTACGGACTCCCAGGCGCGCGACATCGCCCGCACGGCGGCCGTCGCGCAGCCCGGCTACGCGGTGAACGGTCCGCTCATCACCCGGCGGAGCCTCGGGCCGCCCACCGTCTACGACCTCACCGACAACGTCAGTGACGCGGCCGGCCATCAGCTGCTGATCTGGTCCGTGGCCGCGCTGCTCGTCATGACGGCCTGCGCGGTCGGTGTCGGCTGGTGGACCGCGGGGCGGGTGCTGCGCCCGGTCCACGCCATGACGGAGAAGGCGCGCCGGCTCTCCGAGCACAATCTGCACGAGCGGATCGCGTCCAGCGGCCCCGACGACGAGCTCAAGGAGCTCGGCGACACGCTCGACGCGCTGCTGGCCCGGCTGGAGAAGGCCTTCGACAGTCAGCGGCGGTTCATCGCCAACGCCTCCCACGAGCTGCGGACCCCGCTCGCCACCCAGCGGGCCGCGATCCAGATCGGCCTGGACGACCCGACCCCGGAGGATCTCGTACGGACCAGGCAGACGCTCCTGGACAACAACCGGCGCAGCGAGCGGCTCATAGAGGGGCTGCTGGTCCTGGCGCGCAGTGAGCGCGGGCTGGCCGAGGGCGAGCGGGAGCCGGTGGATCTCGCGCAGGTGGTGGCGGAGGAGACGGCCCGGCATCCCGGCGTGCGGGCCGACACCCACTTCTGCACGGTGCGGGGGAACCGGATGCTGCTCGCGCAGCTGGTGGCGAATCTGCTGGCCAACGCCGTCACGTACAACGTGCCGGACGGGACGGTGGAGGTGTCACTGGTGACGGCCGGCGGCGGGGCACGGCTGGAGGTCCGCAACACCGGGCCGGTGGTGGACGCGGCGGACATCCCCGGGCTGTTCGAGCCGTTCCGGCGGGGCGAGGGCAAGGACCGGATGGGGCGCGGGTCGGGCCTCGGCCTGTCGATCGTGCGCTCCATAGCGGTGGCGCACGGCGGTACGGTCACGGCGGTGCCGGGGCCCGGGGGCGGGCTCGCCGTGACCGTACGGCTGCCGGTGGATCAGTCGGCGGTCACCGTCTCGCGGGCCGCGATCCAGGCGGGGAGCGCGGCGAGGACCTCGCGGTAG